Proteins from a genomic interval of Paenibacillus sp. FSL H8-0048:
- a CDS encoding carbohydrate ABC transporter permease encodes MKLKKLSLEQKNRYYGLYFILPWFAGFCFLFLTPLLSSLRFSLSNLQVNDEGFTLKYIGLANFREALFSHESYVRTLTESVLNIVLNTPLILIFSLFFAVLLNQKFHGRVLARAIFFLPVILASGIIASIENGDLMQSVVRSASDSTGGGLSVIKNLELTTLLIESGLSPTVVQYLTGAVSRIYEIVSQSGVQILIFLAGLQSISPSLYEAAKIEGSTGYEAFWKITFPMIGPLILTNLVYTIIDSFISDQTSRMVVDTAFKSFNFGLSAAMSWMYFAIIALLLWITTALISRKVFYQD; translated from the coding sequence ATGAAGCTTAAGAAGCTGTCCCTGGAGCAAAAAAACAGATATTACGGCCTGTACTTCATTCTTCCCTGGTTCGCGGGCTTCTGCTTCCTGTTCCTGACGCCGCTGCTCTCTTCCCTGCGGTTCAGCCTCAGTAACCTGCAGGTCAATGATGAGGGCTTCACGCTGAAGTATATCGGACTCGCGAACTTCCGGGAGGCGCTGTTCTCGCATGAATCCTATGTTCGGACATTAACGGAATCCGTGCTGAATATCGTGCTGAACACCCCGCTTATTCTGATTTTCAGCCTGTTTTTCGCCGTGCTGCTCAATCAGAAGTTCCATGGCAGAGTGCTGGCCCGGGCGATCTTCTTCCTGCCGGTCATTCTGGCCTCGGGTATTATCGCCAGCATTGAGAACGGGGACCTGATGCAGTCTGTTGTGCGCAGCGCCAGTGATTCCACGGGCGGAGGCCTGTCGGTGATCAAGAATCTGGAGCTGACCACGCTGCTGATCGAATCCGGTCTGAGCCCCACCGTGGTGCAGTATCTGACTGGAGCGGTGAGCCGGATCTATGAGATTGTCAGCCAATCGGGCGTGCAGATCCTGATCTTTTTGGCGGGGCTGCAATCCATCTCACCTTCCCTGTATGAGGCGGCGAAGATTGAAGGCTCCACCGGCTATGAGGCGTTCTGGAAAATTACGTTTCCGATGATCGGCCCGCTGATCCTGACCAATCTGGTCTACACCATTATCGACAGCTTCATCAGTGACCAGACCAGCCGCATGGTGGTGGACACAGCGTTCAAGAGCTTCAATTTCGGGCTGAGCGCAGCCATGTCCTGGATGTATTTTGCCATCATTGCACTGCTGTTGTGGATCACGACGGCGCTGATCTCACGTAAAGTCTTTTATCAAGACTAG
- a CDS encoding DUF5696 domain-containing protein, producing the protein MKKKLTIIAIVLMLSGAAVLPYADLAESAPEAEAAVQSEVQSGQDTRTPEAPGLSADLKQALDNEYLTLYLNQTTTEIAVKDKKSGAIWYSNPQDREQDAVATGYNKSKLNVQVELTYYDSKGNLMNYDNYTHSVQSGQFTIEESKDSLNIVYTLGEVKSNIDGIPKYISEERFRTLIIGRLEKDSDKKEIEKRFRYDESNKRYERRDTSFKGVGLKKVTTLFGQIGYDEAQIAIDKAAYGEEDDGAALVTLPLEYRLDGKQLKVSIPGGKVRYPDNMHIQSLSLLPFFGASGTKDEGYSLVPDGSGSLIHFNNNKLYATPYRSAMYGPDAALTQLGQVQKEETARLPVFGMKVEDRGFLAVIESGDAIAAVEADVSGRLNQYNNVFSSYTLGSLEEVTLTNGWRSSTVKQFQAGIYPGDITVTYSFLDQEEASYSGMAAHYREYLIEHTGMARLDGTENVPFYLELIGGIPKKKFFLGIPYSAYEPLTSFKEAKAILEQMQDKGIGDIQLRYTGWFNGGINHNYPKGVSVDSKLGGTKGLKELQAYAQDKGITLYPDASFLQTFPEAKGLRKSQASRLITGKLAHTYPFDFSMLKLDVQEPSGYVVSPRVLPGVVDGFLGDYAELGVDGLSLRDLGSGLNSDFNAEELVDRQQAEGIVKEQLERMKSSVPRLMVEGGNAYAAPFARHIVAAPMQSSGFNITDESIPFFQMVYHGYLQYAGTAWNMADDQDASLSLLKALETGSAPYYTWFYADPSAIKMTGFGSLYSADYRSWIDQAAGQYQALSRVMKNIQSQTIKEHKKLAEGVYQTTYEAGTTIIVNYNRAPVSVGGVTIDGRNYRVGGEPQ; encoded by the coding sequence TTGAAGAAGAAGCTAACCATCATTGCAATTGTGCTTATGCTCAGCGGCGCAGCCGTCCTGCCGTACGCGGACTTGGCGGAATCCGCACCTGAAGCAGAAGCGGCGGTACAGTCTGAAGTGCAGAGCGGGCAGGATACCCGCACCCCGGAAGCGCCGGGGCTATCCGCAGATCTGAAGCAGGCCCTGGACAATGAGTATTTGACCCTGTATCTGAATCAGACGACCACGGAGATTGCCGTTAAGGATAAGAAGAGCGGAGCGATCTGGTATTCTAACCCGCAGGACCGTGAACAGGACGCTGTTGCCACCGGCTATAACAAATCCAAGCTGAATGTGCAGGTAGAGCTGACCTACTATGACAGCAAGGGTAATCTCATGAACTACGATAACTACACCCACAGTGTGCAGAGTGGCCAGTTCACCATCGAGGAATCGAAGGACAGCCTGAACATCGTGTACACGCTGGGGGAGGTCAAGAGCAATATCGACGGCATTCCCAAATACATCAGTGAAGAACGCTTCCGTACCCTCATCATCGGCCGCCTTGAGAAGGACAGTGACAAGAAGGAGATTGAGAAGCGGTTCAGGTACGATGAATCGAATAAGCGGTATGAACGGAGAGATACCTCCTTCAAGGGAGTGGGGCTGAAGAAGGTAACCACCCTGTTCGGGCAGATCGGCTATGATGAGGCGCAAATCGCCATTGATAAAGCGGCCTACGGTGAAGAGGATGACGGAGCCGCCCTGGTGACGCTTCCCCTGGAATACCGTTTGGACGGGAAGCAGCTGAAGGTAAGCATCCCGGGCGGTAAGGTCCGTTATCCGGATAATATGCATATTCAGAGTTTGTCGCTGCTTCCGTTTTTTGGGGCGAGCGGTACAAAGGATGAAGGCTACAGCCTGGTGCCGGACGGCTCCGGGTCACTGATACACTTCAATAATAACAAGCTCTATGCTACCCCTTACCGCAGCGCGATGTACGGGCCGGATGCTGCGCTGACCCAGCTGGGGCAAGTGCAGAAGGAGGAGACCGCGCGGCTGCCTGTATTCGGCATGAAGGTTGAGGACCGGGGCTTCCTGGCGGTGATCGAGAGCGGGGATGCGATTGCTGCCGTGGAGGCAGATGTCAGTGGACGGCTGAATCAGTATAACAATGTCTTCTCCAGCTATACGCTGGGCAGTCTGGAGGAAGTGACACTGACCAACGGCTGGCGCTCCAGTACAGTGAAGCAATTTCAGGCGGGGATCTACCCCGGTGATATCACTGTAACGTACAGCTTCCTTGATCAGGAGGAAGCCAGCTATTCAGGCATGGCCGCACATTACCGGGAGTACCTAATCGAACATACCGGGATGGCAAGGCTGGACGGGACAGAGAACGTTCCCTTCTACCTGGAATTGATCGGAGGCATTCCGAAGAAGAAATTCTTCCTGGGCATTCCTTACAGCGCTTATGAGCCGCTTACCTCCTTCAAGGAGGCCAAGGCTATTCTGGAGCAGATGCAGGATAAGGGAATCGGGGATATTCAACTGCGGTATACCGGATGGTTCAACGGCGGCATTAATCATAATTACCCGAAGGGCGTATCTGTGGACAGCAAGCTTGGCGGGACCAAGGGGCTTAAGGAGCTGCAGGCCTACGCACAGGATAAGGGGATTACACTGTATCCCGATGCTTCGTTCCTGCAGACCTTCCCGGAAGCCAAGGGACTCCGCAAGTCACAGGCCTCCCGGCTGATTACGGGTAAGCTGGCGCATACGTATCCCTTCGACTTCTCCATGCTGAAGCTGGATGTGCAGGAGCCCTCCGGTTATGTCGTCAGCCCCCGGGTATTGCCGGGTGTGGTAGACGGCTTCCTCGGAGACTATGCAGAGCTTGGAGTAGACGGCTTGTCCCTGCGGGATCTCGGCAGCGGGCTGAATTCCGATTTCAATGCGGAGGAGCTGGTTGACCGCCAGCAGGCCGAGGGAATCGTCAAGGAGCAGCTGGAGCGGATGAAGAGCTCTGTGCCCCGCCTGATGGTGGAAGGCGGCAATGCGTACGCGGCTCCCTTCGCCCGTCATATAGTGGCTGCACCCATGCAGAGCAGCGGGTTCAATATTACGGATGAGAGCATCCCCTTCTTCCAGATGGTATACCACGGCTATCTGCAATATGCCGGAACCGCCTGGAATATGGCTGACGATCAGGATGCGTCGCTCAGTCTGCTGAAGGCGCTGGAGACCGGGAGCGCACCATATTATACCTGGTTCTATGCTGATCCTTCCGCGATTAAGATGACAGGCTTTGGCAGCCTCTACTCGGCGGATTACCGCAGCTGGATTGACCAGGCAGCCGGGCAGTACCAGGCGTTGAGCCGTGTGATGAAGAATATCCAGTCCCAGACGATCAAAGAGCATAAGAAGCTGGCGGAAGGTGTCTATCAGACGACTTATGAAGCAGGCACCACGATTATAGTGAATTATAACCGTGCGCCGGTGAGTGTGGGCGGAGTCACCATAGACGGACGCAATTACCGGGTAGGAGGTGAGCCGCAATAA
- a CDS encoding carbohydrate ABC transporter permease, protein MKTETAAMPHRSRKEQLHRLASAAYWVEFSKKWLWVIARFVLVFGISFVILYPILLKLSIAFKSMDDLYDSTVIWVPQAFTLENFRLVFKAMNYPAVLRNTMLLSSAVMVLQTIICVLAGYGFARIKFRGSGLLFAAVIFTILVPSQTIMIPLYLHFKNFDLFGLIELFTGKPANLINTYWPFIISSMLGMGVKTGLYVYIFRQFFKGIPREIEEAAYVDGAGYFTTFARVILPNAIPSMVTVMLFSFVWQWNDSFFTNMYLNEPKVMSSMMSSAGYGIATYMTGGGQAANSLVQDPFFMSMMMNTSVLMAILPLIILYVFVQRHFVESVERSGLVG, encoded by the coding sequence ATGAAGACAGAGACCGCAGCAATGCCGCACCGATCCAGGAAAGAGCAGCTGCACAGGCTGGCCTCGGCCGCCTATTGGGTAGAATTTTCGAAAAAATGGTTGTGGGTAATCGCCCGCTTTGTGCTGGTCTTTGGTATCTCGTTCGTTATCCTGTACCCGATCCTGCTGAAGCTGTCGATTGCGTTCAAGAGTATGGACGATTTGTATGATTCCACCGTGATCTGGGTCCCGCAGGCCTTCACTCTGGAGAACTTCAGGCTGGTCTTCAAGGCGATGAACTATCCGGCAGTTCTGCGGAACACCATGCTGTTGTCCTCAGCAGTCATGGTGCTTCAGACAATCATCTGTGTGCTGGCCGGTTACGGCTTTGCCCGGATTAAGTTCAGGGGGAGCGGGCTGCTGTTCGCGGCAGTAATCTTTACGATTCTTGTCCCGTCCCAGACGATCATGATCCCGCTCTACCTGCATTTCAAGAACTTTGACCTGTTCGGTCTGATTGAGCTGTTCACGGGGAAGCCGGCGAACCTGATCAATACGTATTGGCCGTTTATTATTTCTTCGATGCTCGGAATGGGCGTCAAGACTGGGCTGTATGTCTATATTTTCCGCCAGTTCTTCAAGGGCATTCCACGGGAGATTGAGGAAGCGGCCTATGTGGACGGAGCCGGCTATTTCACCACCTTCGCGCGGGTGATTCTGCCCAATGCCATTCCGTCGATGGTAACGGTGATGCTGTTCTCCTTCGTGTGGCAGTGGAATGATTCATTCTTCACCAATATGTATCTGAACGAACCGAAGGTCATGTCATCGATGATGTCTTCGGCGGGCTACGGCATTGCTACCTACATGACCGGCGGCGGCCAGGCGGCGAATTCGCTCGTTCAGGACCCGTTCTTCATGTCCATGATGATGAATACGAGTGTGCTGATGGCGATTCTGCCGCTGATTATCCTCTATGTATTCGTTCAGCGGCATTTTGTAGAGAGTGTGGAGCGTTCCGGTCTGGTTGGTTAG
- a CDS encoding Yip1 family protein — protein MPFLKDIKYSLHVAMHPFDGFWDLKYENKGKLRMALGILMALTLTMIVKRQYVGYVVNYNHPLALNSINELKYIIFPFLLWCLANWSLTTLMDGEGKFSEIVITTGYTLLPLILINIPNILLSNVITLREASFYHLLDALATLWFVWLLFIGTMTVHQYTVLKTITTMLLTLAVVGIIIFLGLLFFNLIQQIVSFVYTVYQELSLRG, from the coding sequence ATGCCGTTTCTTAAGGACATTAAATATTCACTGCATGTAGCAATGCACCCCTTCGACGGATTCTGGGATCTGAAATACGAGAATAAGGGCAAGCTGCGCATGGCACTGGGCATTCTTATGGCCCTTACCCTGACCATGATTGTGAAGCGCCAATACGTAGGCTATGTGGTCAATTATAATCACCCGCTTGCATTGAACAGCATCAATGAGCTCAAGTATATTATTTTCCCGTTCCTGCTCTGGTGCCTGGCGAACTGGTCCCTGACGACACTGATGGACGGGGAAGGGAAGTTCTCGGAGATCGTCATTACGACCGGGTACACCCTGCTTCCGCTGATTCTGATCAACATTCCCAATATCCTGCTCAGCAACGTGATCACGCTGCGGGAGGCTTCCTTCTATCATCTGCTGGATGCTCTGGCTACGCTGTGGTTCGTGTGGCTCTTGTTCATCGGAACCATGACGGTTCATCAGTACACGGTGCTCAAAACGATTACAACCATGCTGCTGACGCTGGCCGTGGTAGGCATCATCATCTTCCTGGGCCTGCTGTTCTTCAATCTGATCCAGCAAATTGTCAGTTTTGTCTACACCGTCTACCAGGAGCTTTCACTTCGCGGATAA
- a CDS encoding tetratricopeptide repeat protein → MRIKSSILVLVSVLLLVSLCPRPAGAAPYEGYTYSYWGGAVQSPIAYLPSRAITGLEAGTGAWNAPGDLFVSAEGLLYVLDSGNGRIVVLDKEWNTLRVIEGFQNGEKKDSFNNPEGLFVTDGGRIYVADTENGRLVELDGTGTFVREIGPPKADVIGAGFEYFPRKVIVDKAGRIYVVGRGVYEGLIEFDSDGQFTGFMGTNKVQFDPVDLFWKSVSTKEQREKMVQFIPLEFNNTDVDEDGFIYTTTVDKKTFSPVKRLNPSGIDVLRLSKEIPPIGDLSRDRSAFIDIDVTGNGVYRVLDSTRGRVFTYNEDGKLLYVIGQLGSQLGTFKNPAAVESYENAIYVLDRDLGRITEFTVTQFGSMVNEANTLYSSGKHDEAAKLWREVLKLDANYEMAYVGIGKSLLRQGEYKEAMTYLKLGNDREYYSKALGKYRREYMRDYFSLYMTGIIAVLLGGYVIVRLVKRPRKEGRVQDAVS, encoded by the coding sequence TTGAGAATAAAGTCATCGATACTGGTGCTTGTATCCGTGCTGCTGCTTGTGAGCCTGTGTCCAAGGCCGGCCGGGGCTGCGCCGTATGAAGGATATACCTACTCCTACTGGGGCGGGGCGGTTCAGTCGCCGATTGCCTATCTTCCTTCGAGGGCCATCACCGGGCTGGAGGCAGGGACGGGAGCCTGGAACGCTCCGGGAGACCTGTTCGTTTCGGCGGAGGGGCTGCTCTACGTGCTCGATTCCGGGAACGGGCGGATTGTGGTGCTGGATAAAGAGTGGAACACACTCCGTGTTATCGAAGGCTTCCAGAACGGGGAGAAGAAAGACAGCTTCAACAACCCGGAAGGACTCTTCGTTACGGACGGCGGCCGGATCTACGTGGCAGATACGGAGAATGGGCGGCTGGTCGAGCTGGACGGCACAGGGACCTTCGTGCGGGAGATTGGACCGCCGAAGGCGGATGTGATCGGAGCGGGTTTTGAATATTTTCCGCGGAAGGTGATTGTTGATAAGGCAGGCCGCATCTATGTCGTTGGCAGAGGGGTCTATGAAGGGCTGATCGAGTTCGACAGCGACGGGCAGTTCACGGGCTTCATGGGCACGAACAAGGTGCAGTTTGATCCGGTGGATCTGTTCTGGAAGTCGGTATCGACCAAGGAGCAGCGCGAGAAGATGGTGCAGTTCATTCCGCTGGAATTCAATAATACGGATGTCGATGAGGATGGCTTCATCTATACCACTACGGTGGATAAGAAGACCTTTTCTCCGGTAAAAAGACTGAATCCCTCCGGCATCGATGTCCTGCGGCTCAGCAAAGAGATCCCGCCCATCGGCGATCTGAGCCGGGACCGCTCCGCCTTCATTGATATTGATGTGACCGGAAACGGAGTCTACCGGGTACTGGACTCCACGCGCGGGCGGGTGTTCACCTACAATGAGGACGGCAAGCTGCTGTATGTCATCGGTCAACTAGGCAGCCAGCTCGGTACCTTCAAGAACCCGGCGGCGGTGGAGAGCTATGAGAATGCAATCTATGTACTAGACCGTGATCTGGGGAGAATTACCGAGTTCACAGTGACTCAGTTCGGCAGCATGGTCAATGAAGCCAACACCCTGTACAGCTCCGGTAAGCATGATGAAGCCGCTAAGCTGTGGCGGGAGGTGCTGAAGCTGGATGCCAACTATGAGATGGCGTATGTCGGCATCGGCAAATCACTGCTCCGCCAAGGCGAATATAAGGAGGCTATGACTTATCTGAAGCTGGGCAATGACCGCGAATATTACTCCAAGGCGCTTGGGAAATACCGCAGGGAGTATATGCGCGATTATTTCAGCCTCTATATGACCGGAATAATAGCCGTGCTGCTGGGCGGCTACGTAATCGTCCGCCTGGTGAAGCGGCCGAGAAAGGAAGGGAGGGTTCAGGATGCCGTTTCTTAA
- a CDS encoding carbohydrate ABC transporter permease, which yields MKLAIRLNKKVNRSWQVDALLFLALAGFGSFMAIPLIYVINNAFKPLDELFIFPPTLFVRNATLENFANLFQVMKNSWVPFSRYIFNTVFITAAGTAGHILLASAAAYPLAKHKFRGSKVLFTVVVLSLMFSPHVTAIPNYMIMSALGWMDTYQAVIVPAFAYPLGLYLMKQFMEQIPDALLEAAKIDGASEYRIFWQVVMPLVKPAWLTLLILMMQMLWGTDGGSFIYSEQLKTLHYAMGQIIQGGIARAGVGAAVAVIMMTVPIVTFILSQSQVIQTMASSGMKD from the coding sequence ATGAAGCTGGCAATACGTCTGAACAAAAAAGTAAACCGTTCCTGGCAGGTCGACGCCCTGCTGTTCCTGGCCCTGGCCGGATTCGGATCCTTCATGGCGATTCCGTTAATTTATGTCATTAACAATGCGTTCAAGCCGCTGGATGAGCTGTTTATTTTCCCGCCTACGCTGTTTGTACGCAATGCAACGCTTGAGAACTTCGCCAATTTGTTTCAGGTGATGAAGAATTCCTGGGTGCCGTTCTCCAGATATATCTTCAACACGGTATTCATTACCGCCGCCGGTACAGCCGGGCATATCCTGCTGGCCTCGGCCGCAGCTTACCCGCTGGCGAAGCATAAATTCCGCGGCTCTAAGGTGCTGTTCACCGTGGTTGTCCTGTCGCTGATGTTCTCGCCGCATGTCACCGCGATACCGAACTATATGATTATGTCTGCTCTGGGCTGGATGGACACCTACCAGGCGGTTATCGTTCCTGCCTTTGCCTATCCGCTGGGACTCTATCTGATGAAGCAGTTCATGGAGCAGATCCCGGATGCGCTGCTGGAGGCGGCGAAGATTGACGGAGCAAGTGAATACCGCATCTTCTGGCAGGTCGTCATGCCGCTGGTGAAGCCGGCCTGGCTGACGCTCCTCATCCTGATGATGCAGATGCTATGGGGCACGGACGGCGGCAGCTTCATTTACAGCGAGCAGCTCAAGACGCTGCATTACGCGATGGGCCAGATTATTCAGGGCGGGATCGCCCGTGCAGGAGTCGGGGCCGCGGTAGCGGTGATTATGATGACCGTGCCGATTGTGACGTTCATTCTGTCACAGAGCCAAGTGATTCAGACGATGGCTTCGTCCGGCATGAAGGACTGA
- a CDS encoding superoxide dismutase, which yields MAFQLPALPYPNNALEPHIDALTMEIHHDRHHNTYVTNLNAALEKAPELQNKSIDELLTDLNAVPEAIRTAVRNNGGGHANHTLFWEVIGPNGGGAPTGALAAAIDSELGGFDKFKEDFATAATTRFGSGWAWLVVKDGKLAVTSTPNQDNPISEGATPILGLDVWEHAYYLNYQNKRPDYIKAFWNVVNWEEVGKRYESAK from the coding sequence ATGGCTTTTCAATTACCGGCACTTCCGTACCCGAACAACGCACTTGAACCACACATCGACGCTTTGACGATGGAGATTCATCATGACAGGCACCATAACACTTATGTGACGAACCTGAACGCCGCACTGGAAAAGGCACCCGAACTGCAAAACAAAAGCATCGATGAGCTTCTAACCGACCTGAACGCTGTACCTGAAGCGATCCGCACAGCGGTCCGCAACAACGGCGGTGGACATGCCAACCACACCCTGTTCTGGGAAGTGATTGGACCGAACGGCGGCGGCGCACCGACTGGCGCATTGGCTGCTGCCATTGACAGCGAGCTGGGCGGCTTCGATAAATTCAAGGAAGACTTCGCTACTGCGGCTACTACACGCTTCGGCAGCGGCTGGGCTTGGCTCGTTGTGAAGGACGGCAAGCTTGCTGTAACCAGCACACCGAACCAGGACAACCCGATCAGCGAAGGCGCAACTCCAATCCTCGGCCTCGATGTATGGGAGCATGCCTACTACCTGAACTACCAGAACAAACGCCCTGACTATATTAAGGCGTTCTGGAACGTAGTAAACTGGGAAGAAGTCGGCAAGCGTTACGAAAGCGCGAAATAA
- a CDS encoding glycoside hydrolase — protein sequence MKRLAVTAVIGIVLVCVIVVILFSNRKEEEIPVQHQKPPDAAVTIDGNLRYQTIDNFGASDAWSMDPLGKEWTEENKNKVADLLFSRSRGIGLSAWRFNIGAGSAETDEAIIPDPWRRTEAFKMTEEGPYDWSRQAGQQWFLRAARERGVESLIAFVNSPPVWMTRNGHAQPDPEVGSSNLKEGSEAAFASFLIDVLEHFKQEGLEFDYISPVNEPTWDWNHAQQEASRYNNDDLKRVILELHTQLRASVLEAQISAPDGVEITSLLDDEHYREFTGSGVYSSGANSLGLGKYREYIKDLLGDPVLKEAVGNKIASHSYWSDYSHSGDDRLVKLRQLLAGNLKQYDPEAKYWVTEYCIMGDYGPGRDLGIEPALQVARTIHFDLTEADAAAWQWWTAVSKVDYKDGLLYTDYTQPGDGQNILTSKILWSLGNYSRFIRPGAVRIALSGLNQDAGSELLGSAYVHEEEQSMTAVLVNDSLEEKRVQLTLSGLGLKASALRSYVTNAQLDLARGEDVAADVAADGSAAGEQVFQAVIPAKSVMTLVAGGPELEEEAGGPGELTGTQVTGTQAAQEAPAAGDYAGYLFSYFTGEGTGDGEQVYFALSEGNDPLHWKELNGGKPVLTSSLGDKGVRDPFIIRSPEGGRFYLIATDLKINGNWDWGAAQTQGSRAVIVWESDNLVDWSEPWEAKVSPEEAGNTWAPEVIYDQESGEYIVFWASRMYADSTHTGDAYQTIMYSKTRDFRAFSEPQVYMDYGYSIIDTTMAAYNGKIYRFTKDEREQGPESPFGKMVFQESLDSVFAPAVKLLSGSVGGLKGIEGPTLFKSNTEEKWYLFVDEFGGRGYIPLETEDLDSGKWTVSSNYELPASPRHGTVIPVTRREYDALNAKFMQ from the coding sequence ATGAAGCGGCTGGCAGTTACGGCGGTTATCGGTATTGTTCTAGTGTGTGTTATTGTTGTAATTCTGTTCAGTAATAGAAAAGAGGAGGAAATCCCTGTGCAGCACCAGAAACCGCCGGATGCGGCAGTGACGATAGACGGTAATCTCCGCTATCAGACTATCGATAACTTCGGCGCGTCCGACGCCTGGTCCATGGACCCCCTGGGGAAGGAGTGGACCGAAGAGAATAAGAACAAGGTGGCAGATTTGCTGTTCTCACGCAGCAGAGGGATCGGGCTGTCGGCCTGGCGCTTCAATATAGGCGCAGGCTCGGCGGAGACCGATGAGGCCATCATTCCAGATCCGTGGCGGAGAACGGAAGCCTTCAAAATGACGGAGGAAGGGCCGTACGACTGGAGCAGGCAGGCAGGCCAGCAGTGGTTCCTGCGGGCGGCCAGGGAACGCGGAGTCGAATCCCTGATTGCCTTCGTCAACAGCCCGCCGGTCTGGATGACCAGGAATGGTCATGCCCAGCCTGATCCGGAGGTAGGGTCCAGTAATTTGAAGGAAGGCTCTGAAGCTGCCTTCGCCTCCTTCCTGATTGATGTGCTGGAGCATTTCAAGCAGGAAGGGCTGGAGTTCGATTATATAAGCCCCGTTAACGAGCCGACCTGGGACTGGAATCATGCGCAGCAGGAAGCCAGCCGGTACAACAATGACGACCTGAAGCGGGTGATTCTGGAGCTGCACACCCAGCTCCGCGCAAGCGTCCTGGAAGCGCAGATCAGTGCCCCGGACGGGGTAGAGATTACCTCTCTGCTGGATGATGAGCACTACCGGGAATTCACTGGCAGCGGTGTCTATTCCAGCGGGGCTAACAGCCTGGGGCTGGGGAAATACCGTGAATATATTAAGGACCTGCTAGGTGATCCTGTGCTGAAGGAAGCGGTAGGCAATAAGATCGCCTCGCATTCCTACTGGTCCGATTACAGCCATTCCGGCGATGACCGCCTGGTTAAGCTAAGACAGCTGCTGGCCGGTAATCTGAAGCAATATGATCCTGAGGCCAAATACTGGGTTACCGAATACTGCATTATGGGCGATTATGGCCCGGGGCGGGATCTGGGGATAGAGCCGGCGCTGCAGGTAGCGCGTACCATCCACTTTGATCTGACGGAGGCAGATGCAGCCGCATGGCAATGGTGGACGGCAGTGTCTAAGGTAGATTATAAGGACGGTTTGTTGTACACCGATTACACTCAGCCTGGGGACGGGCAGAACATTCTGACCTCGAAGATCCTGTGGTCGCTCGGCAATTACAGCAGGTTCATCCGCCCCGGAGCGGTGCGGATAGCGCTCTCCGGTCTGAACCAGGATGCCGGAAGCGAGCTGCTTGGCTCAGCTTACGTGCACGAGGAGGAGCAGAGCATGACGGCGGTGCTGGTGAATGACAGCCTGGAGGAGAAGCGGGTGCAGCTCACCTTGAGCGGACTGGGACTGAAGGCATCTGCCTTGCGTTCCTATGTAACCAATGCGCAGCTGGATTTGGCGCGCGGTGAGGATGTGGCCGCTGATGTAGCAGCTGATGGGTCAGCAGCTGGGGAGCAAGTATTCCAGGCCGTTATCCCGGCCAAGTCAGTGATGACCTTGGTGGCTGGCGGCCCGGAGTTAGAGGAGGAGGCAGGCGGGCCGGGTGAGTTGACCGGAACCCAGGTTACCGGAACTCAGGCTGCGCAGGAAGCTCCGGCTGCGGGAGATTATGCAGGCTATCTGTTCAGCTATTTCACCGGCGAAGGGACCGGGGATGGCGAGCAGGTATACTTCGCCCTCAGCGAAGGCAATGACCCGCTGCATTGGAAGGAGCTGAATGGCGGGAAGCCCGTGCTTACCTCCAGCTTGGGCGACAAGGGAGTCAGGGACCCGTTCATCATCCGTTCACCTGAAGGCGGCCGGTTCTATCTCATCGCCACCGATCTGAAGATCAACGGCAACTGGGATTGGGGTGCAGCCCAGACACAGGGCAGCCGGGCGGTTATTGTGTGGGAATCGGATAATCTCGTGGACTGGTCGGAGCCTTGGGAAGCCAAGGTCTCACCTGAGGAAGCGGGGAATACCTGGGCACCTGAGGTGATCTATGACCAGGAGAGCGGGGAATATATCGTATTCTGGGCCTCGCGGATGTACGCTGATTCCACTCACACCGGGGACGCCTACCAGACAATTATGTACAGCAAGACACGCGATTTCCGCGCGTTCTCAGAGCCGCAGGTCTATATGGACTACGGGTATTCGATCATTGATACCACTATGGCTGCGTATAACGGGAAGATCTACAGATTCACTAAGGATGAGCGCGAGCAAGGCCCGGAATCCCCTTTTGGCAAAATGGTGTTCCAGGAGTCCCTGGATTCGGTATTTGCCCCAGCGGTGAAGCTGCTGAGCGGGAGTGTCGGCGGACTGAAGGGCATTGAAGGGCCAACCCTGTTCAAATCCAATACGGAGGAGAAGTGGTATCTGTTTGTGGATGAATTCGGAGGCAGAGGGTACATCCCGCTGGAGACGGAAGATCTGGATTCCGGCAAGTGGACGGTATCCTCTAATTATGAGCTGCCGGCCAGCCCCCGCCATGGAACGGTAATTCCGGTCACCCGGCGTGAGTACGACGCTCTGAACGCCAAGTTCATGCAATGA